In Candidatus Methylomirabilota bacterium, the DNA window AGCTTCCCGGCAGCCCTACGTTTGCCGTGTCCCACCCGTCGGCTGGGAGGCGGTTATGCTGAACCGGCGCGCGTTCGTGTGCGGGACGATCTCCACAGCCCTCGCGATTCCGGTCGCCGTGCGGGCGCAGCAGACAGGGAAGGTGTGGCGAATAGCCATTGTGTCGTACCTGACGATTCCCACACCATCACCGCATGGGCGTCGGCAGCCGTGCTGTCATCGTAGGGGTTCCCAGGTCGGCCCGCTCTCCTCCGACGAGAGCGGAGCCACGAACTCCGCCCCGCGCTTGGGTCGGGCTCGGGTCTCGGCCAGCACCACCCCGATGCGCTTGCTGGTCTCCTTGGCGAACAGGCGTACCATCCCCACCGTCGTCCGCTCGTCGAAGATGGCCATCAGGATCGCACCCTCGTCCACGGTCGACACGTGGATCGACTGCTTGATCCCTTCATGGAACAACACGGTGAACTGGGTCTCGCCCAGGAGCTGGGCCATGGCGCTGGTCGAGCTGTAGGCCCCGGCGGCCAGCGCCGAGATCGACACCGTATCCAGCGGCCGATTGATTCCGTCCATGGCCAGGAGCTGGCCGCCCCGGTCGATCAGGAGGACCTCGGCCGCTCCCGACTCCCTGAGAAAGTGGGAGAGGACCTCATGGATGCGTGCGGCGTCCTCTTCGTGGATCACCATGCCGGCGCCCTTCATGACCCCTCTCGCTTTGCGCGCCCGAATTCGTGGGCCAGGACCATGCGAGATACGGTGTTCAGCGTGTCGAACACCCCCGTACCCTCGGTGGCCACTGCCTCGAAGGACGGCACCCGCCGAGTCCCCCGGTTGAGAACGTATTCCAGATAGTCGAGGGGGGCGGCGTTGGGTAAATCGCGCTTGTTGTACTGGATGACGTAGGGCATCTCGCCGAGCTCGTACTGGTACTCGCGCAGGTTCTCAGCGAGGTTGCGGAGGCTCTCCACGTTTTCGCGGAGTCGATCGAACTGGGAGTCAGCCACAAACACCAGGCCATCCACCCCGCGTAGAACCAGCCGACGCGTCATGTTGTAGTGTGGCTGCCCG includes these proteins:
- a CDS encoding ADP-ribosylation factor-like protein, yielding MSVINHAERLINFKIVYYGPGVAGKTANLQFVYRSLPQTNKGNMISLATGDDRTIFFDFLPVTALTVRGFETRFQLYTVPGQPHYNMTRRLVLRGVDGLVFVADSQFDRLRENVESLRNLAENLREYQYELGEMPYVIQYNKRDLPNAAPLDYLEYVLNRGTRRVPSFEAVATEGTGVFDTLNTVSRMVLAHEFGRAKREGS
- a CDS encoding roadblock/LC7 domain-containing protein; translated protein: MKGAGMVIHEEDAARIHEVLSHFLRESGAAEVLLIDRGGQLLAMDGINRPLDTVSISALAAGAYSSTSAMAQLLGETQFTVLFHEGIKQSIHVSTVDEGAILMAIFDERTTVGMVRLFAKETSKRIGVVLAETRARPKRGAEFVAPLSSEESGPTWEPLR